The following proteins are encoded in a genomic region of Trueperaceae bacterium:
- a CDS encoding tetratricopeptide repeat protein — translation MRPGGHLHVARACATGREARRRRPTGGARHGALVGGAWLLGALLLGALSLAALSLGGLAWAQAAEFAQMEALLAQGYYNSAARLNGPELVARFPDEGRAHFLFARALYLTGDLERAASALDRAIALEGDADPAIVNLQGLLRAATGDPVGALRALQNAFLRSRDYRFAMDWGRVAWQAGRYDEAIAAFDAAADTERGRAELWPYVDKGRLLMYAGRLDEAIASFNAAIDVFEATDPGEARPGSPAYVEAYYRLGEAYELLGEVDRAEVNYRAARSADPNYGPAIQALDRLSRSFE, via the coding sequence GTGAGGCCCGGAGGTCACCTGCACGTCGCGCGCGCCTGCGCGACCGGCCGCGAAGCGCGCCGGCGCCGGCCCACGGGCGGAGCGCGCCACGGAGCGCTGGTCGGGGGCGCGTGGCTGCTCGGCGCGCTCTTGCTCGGCGCGCTCTCGCTCGCCGCGCTCTCGCTCGGCGGGCTCGCCTGGGCGCAGGCGGCCGAGTTCGCTCAGATGGAGGCGTTGCTGGCGCAGGGCTACTACAACTCCGCGGCGCGCCTGAACGGTCCCGAGTTGGTGGCGCGCTTCCCGGACGAGGGGCGCGCTCACTTCCTGTTCGCCCGCGCGCTCTACCTGACGGGCGACCTGGAGCGCGCCGCCTCGGCCCTGGACCGCGCCATCGCCCTGGAGGGCGACGCCGACCCCGCCATCGTGAACCTTCAGGGGCTGTTGCGCGCCGCCACGGGCGACCCCGTCGGGGCGTTGCGCGCCCTGCAGAACGCGTTCCTGCGCAGCCGCGACTACCGCTTCGCGATGGATTGGGGCCGGGTGGCGTGGCAGGCGGGGCGCTACGACGAGGCCATCGCCGCCTTCGATGCGGCCGCGGACACGGAGCGGGGGCGCGCGGAGCTGTGGCCCTACGTCGACAAGGGGCGGCTGCTCATGTACGCGGGGCGGCTCGACGAGGCGATCGCGTCGTTCAACGCCGCCATCGACGTGTTCGAGGCGACCGATCCCGGCGAGGCGCGGCCCGGCAGCCCCGCTTACGTCGAGGCGTACTACCGCCTGGGCGAGGCTTACGAACTTCTCGGCGAGGTCGACCGCGCCGAGGTCAACTACCGGGCGGCCAGGTCGGCCGACCCGAACTACGGACCCGCCATACAGGCGCTGGACCGGTTGTCCCGCTCGTTCGAGTGA
- a CDS encoding VWA domain-containing protein, with product MADLMRMLQERLLQSGFDRDPYAPDPDYRPSLQDLYDAIAQALIDNELVAPEVVKAALEAADWLDTDLGRAVKELAQRLEGEGYLRASGAEPGADDGADDGAGAGGAAGKHASAKRSTFELTDKAIDFLGYRTLKDVLGGAGRSSIGTHDTHFTTTGVEATGATKEYEFGDTLNLDVPATLLHAVARGAGGIGGGVGGNVGGNIGGGAGRLDLEAGDLMVVESEYYSSAATVVMLDCSHSMILYGEDRFTPAKQVALALAHLIRTQYRGDTVKFVLFHNGAEEIPLQRLAQAQVGPYHTNTAQGLRLAQRLLLRQNKEMKQIVMITDGKPSAITLPDGRIYRNAYGLDPLVLGATLREVNACRRHGIQVNTFMLAKDPELVAFVQRVSAMTRGKAYFTTPRTIGRYVLLDYQSRRTKLVN from the coding sequence ATGGCCGACCTCATGCGGATGTTGCAGGAGCGCCTCCTGCAATCCGGGTTCGACCGCGACCCGTACGCCCCCGACCCCGACTACCGCCCCTCGCTGCAGGACCTGTACGACGCGATCGCCCAGGCCCTCATCGACAACGAGCTCGTTGCCCCCGAGGTCGTCAAGGCCGCCCTCGAGGCGGCCGACTGGCTCGATACCGACCTGGGACGGGCCGTCAAGGAGTTGGCCCAGCGACTGGAAGGGGAGGGGTACCTGCGGGCCTCGGGCGCCGAGCCGGGCGCCGACGACGGCGCCGACGACGGCGCCGGCGCGGGCGGCGCGGCCGGCAAGCACGCGAGCGCCAAGCGGTCCACCTTCGAACTGACCGACAAGGCCATCGACTTCCTCGGCTACCGCACCCTGAAGGACGTCCTCGGAGGGGCGGGTCGCTCCAGCATAGGTACCCACGACACCCACTTCACGACCACGGGCGTCGAGGCCACTGGTGCCACCAAGGAGTACGAGTTCGGCGACACCCTCAACCTCGACGTGCCGGCCACCCTGCTCCACGCGGTCGCGCGTGGGGCCGGAGGCATCGGCGGCGGCGTCGGAGGCAACGTCGGAGGCAACATAGGCGGTGGCGCCGGCCGCCTCGACCTCGAGGCGGGGGACCTCATGGTGGTCGAGTCCGAGTACTACTCCTCCGCCGCCACGGTGGTGATGCTCGACTGCAGCCACTCGATGATCCTCTACGGCGAGGACCGCTTCACCCCTGCCAAGCAGGTCGCGCTGGCGCTCGCCCACCTGATCCGCACGCAGTACCGGGGAGACACCGTCAAGTTCGTCCTGTTCCACAACGGCGCGGAGGAGATACCCCTGCAGAGGCTCGCGCAGGCGCAGGTGGGGCCCTACCACACGAACACGGCCCAAGGGCTCAGGCTGGCCCAGCGGCTGCTCCTGCGGCAGAACAAGGAGATGAAGCAGATCGTGATGATCACCGACGGCAAGCCGTCGGCCATCACCCTGCCGGACGGTCGCATCTACCGCAACGCCTACGGGCTCGACCCGCTGGTCCTGGGCGCCACCCTGCGAGAGGTCAACGCCTGCCGGCGCCACGGCATCCAGGTGAACACGTTCATGCTCGCCAAGGACCCCGAGCTCGTCGCGTTCGTGCAGCGGGTGAGCGCCATGACTCGCGGCAAGGCGTACTTCACCACCCCACGCACGATCGGCCGCTACGTGTTGCTCGATTACCAGTCCAGGCGGACGAAGCTCGTCAACTGA
- a CDS encoding SIMPL domain-containing protein (The SIMPL domain is named for its presence in mouse protein SIMPL (signalling molecule that associates with mouse pelle-like kinase). Bacterial member BP26, from Brucella, was shown to assemble into a channel-like structure, while YggE from E. coli has been associated with resistance to oxidative stress.), whose translation MSVRPRPADTSRLGRGRSHRRRAALPALLLLAAATLLGGAHAQWAPGVTQEGSAVTDGTVTGITGTGITGTGITVTGTGVAYGEPDQAVLTLGVSVADEAVRPALTNADARMAAVKQALVTRGVSADDVRTLSFNVWRQDVFDDAGTVAGERYHVEHQYEVVVRDVDAVSELLAAAVDAGANSVGGVSFTISNPDELRAAAREAAVRDAVARAEHLARLTGVRLLTPDRVTEGPVTTGGARYDVRYAAEGLGGGVSAGQLSVQVDVTITFATATLGSE comes from the coding sequence TTGAGTGTGAGACCCCGCCCCGCGGACACGTCACGGCTCGGCCGAGGTCGCAGCCACCGTCGCCGCGCCGCCCTGCCGGCCCTCCTCCTGCTCGCCGCAGCGACTCTCCTGGGCGGAGCGCACGCCCAATGGGCTCCAGGCGTCACGCAGGAGGGCAGCGCCGTCACGGACGGCACAGTCACTGGCATCACTGGCACCGGCATCACTGGCACGGGCATCACCGTCACTGGCACCGGCGTCGCCTACGGCGAACCGGACCAGGCCGTGCTCACCCTGGGGGTGTCCGTCGCCGACGAGGCGGTCCGCCCCGCCCTCACGAACGCGGACGCGCGCATGGCGGCGGTCAAGCAGGCCCTGGTGACCCGCGGAGTGAGCGCGGACGACGTGCGGACCCTCAGCTTCAACGTGTGGCGGCAGGACGTGTTCGACGACGCCGGCACCGTCGCCGGCGAGCGCTACCACGTCGAACACCAGTACGAGGTCGTGGTTCGCGACGTAGACGCCGTGAGCGAGCTCCTCGCGGCCGCCGTCGACGCCGGCGCCAACAGCGTCGGTGGTGTCAGCTTCACCATCTCGAACCCGGACGAGCTGCGAGCCGCGGCAAGGGAGGCGGCCGTGCGCGACGCCGTGGCGCGCGCGGAGCACCTCGCCCGGTTGACGGGCGTGAGGCTCCTCACCCCCGACCGCGTGACCGAGGGGCCCGTCACCACCGGCGGCGCGCGGTACGACGTGCGCTACGCGGCCGAAGGCCTGGGAGGCGGCGTGAGCGCCGGGCAGCTGTCCGTGCAGGTCGACGTCACCATCACGTTCGCCACCGCCACCCTGGGGAGCGAGTGA